In Gopherus flavomarginatus isolate rGopFla2 chromosome 5, rGopFla2.mat.asm, whole genome shotgun sequence, one DNA window encodes the following:
- the LOC127052769 gene encoding basic salivary proline-rich protein 2-like, whose protein sequence is MTQDMGIENKLPDLGGRSELDQKDNDSGSSWASSISALALSSSGEELLHRRSQPASHKIQVESEDEASEREMALSLSPVPLKRKRGRPPKNKSVEQPSQGKVQPPASTSKSQAMKPETKAPEPFLPRSKKILENDSPLEKRKRGRPPKVHRVPITPSAESPRKPGRPPKAGCPLVAHSAESPRKRGRPPKAHCVPIASSAESPHKPGQPPKAQCYIVAPSSESPRKRGRPPKAQHSLVVVTPSSESPRKRGRPPKAQRSLVVVTPSSESPRKRGRPPKAGCALVARSVESPRKRGRPPKIKSLEQLSQGEAQLLSGTPKSHVRKLETKAPELFSPGSETDSCESNTRLEKRKQGRPPKVRGVLVIPHTDLSHERHWPSKNKSPEINKGGVQPPPGVPTSHVIKLETKMPELSSPGSRTSELPGEGEAQPSPSAPKPHAQKPGSSAPEPASSRSKTVSSEQPLEKRRRGRPPKVPWAPAVPTAESPSKRKRGRPSKSPALPRIEGQSCAPGQPQTVTPLLRMSHLCLAARGGGGGGRRSLSWPAARARWIVRMGTRKKSQTWAVRPQPCSHPRTPPLKQSRMATCWGKAVPLNTPQPTPPIAQQQLAVAKRGPSVAHSECRREEERNRSKKKKEQPLNLQIPTALSDGNSLT, encoded by the coding sequence ATGACCCAGGACATGGGAATTGAGAACAAACTGCCTGACCTCGGTGGCAGGAGTGAGTTGGACCAGAAAGATAACGACAGCGGcagcagctgggccagcagcATCTCAGCGCTGGCGCTGTCCTCCAGCGGCGAGGAGTTGCTGCATCGCCGCAGCCAGCCCGCCAGCCACAAGATTCAGGTGGAGAGCGAAGACGAAGCTTCTGAGCGAGAGATGGCCCTCAGCCTGTCTCCAGTGCCCCTCAAGCGTAAACGGGGCCGGCCCCCCAAGAACAAATCTGTGGAGCAGCCAAGCCAGGGGAAGGTGCAGCCCCCAGCCAGCACATCCAAGTCCCAGGCCATGAAGCCAGAGACCAAGGCGCCTGAGCCCTTCTTACCCAGAAGCAAGAAGATCCTTGAGAATGACTCTCCCCTGGAGAAGCGCAAGCGGGGCCGCCCTCCCAAGGTGCACCGTGTCCCAATCACCCCCAGTGCTGAGTCTCCCCGCAAACCAGGCCGGCCTCCCAAGGCAGGATGTCCCTTGGTTGCCCACAGTGCTGAGTCACCCCGCAAGCGGGGCCGGCCTCCCAAGGCGCACTGTGTCCCAATCGCCTCTAGTGCTGAGTCTCCCCACAAGCCAGGCCAACCTCCCAAGGCACAGTGTTACATAGTTGCCCCTAGTTCTGAGTCACCCCGCAAGCGGGGCCGCCCTCCCAAGGCACAGCATTCCCTGGTAGTGgtcacccccagctctgagtcaCCTCGCAAGCGGGGCCGGCCACCCAAGGCACAGCGTTCACTGGTAGTGGTCACCCCCAGTTCTGAATCACCCCGCAAGCGGGGCCGGCCTCCCAAGGCAGGGTGTGCCCTGGTCGCCCGCAGTGTTGAGTCTCCCCGCAAGCGGGGTCGACCTCCTAAGATCAAGTCTCTGGAGCAGCTGAGCCAGGGGGAGGCGCAGTTGCTATCCGGCACTCCTAAGTCCCACGTGAGGAAGCTGGAAACGAAGGCCCCTGAATTGTTCTCACCTGGGAGCGAGACAGACAGCTGTGAGAGCAACACCCGCCTGGAGAAGCGCAAGCAGGGCCGACCTCCCAAGGTGCGCGGTGTCCTGGTCATCCCCCATACTGATTTGTCCCATGAGAGGCACTGGCCCTCCAAAAACAAATCTCCAGAAATCAACAAGGGAGGTGTGCAACCACCACCCGGTGTCCCCACGTCCCATGTCATAAAGCTGGAGACTAAGATGCCTGAACTCTCCTCACCAGGGAGCAGGACCTCAGAactgccaggggagggggaagcacagCCTTCACCCAGCGCCCCAAAGCCACATGCCCAGAAGCCAGGATCCAGTGCCCCTGAGCCAGCCTCGTCCAGGAGCAAGACAGTAAGCAGTGAGCAGCCTCTGGAGAAGCGCCGGCGGGGCCGGCCCCCCAAAGTGCCCTGGGCCCCGGCTGTCCCCACTGCTGAATCACCCTCCAAGCGCAAGCGGGGCCGGCCCTCCAAGAGCCCAGCTTTGCCCCGCATAGAGGGGCAGTCCTGTGCTCCGGGTCAGCCTCAGACCGTGACACCTCTGCTGAGAATGAGCCACCTCTGCCTGGCCgcaagaggaggaggtggtggaggaagGCGGAGCCTGTCCTGGCCGGCAGCGAGAGCTCGTTGGATAGTGAGGATGGGGACCAGAAAGAAAAGCCAGACTTGGGCAGTGAGacctcagccctgctcccaccccagaaCGCCGCCCCTGAAGCAGAGCCGGATGGCAACTTGTTGGGGGAAAGCGGTGCCTCTGAACaccccccagcccactccacccatAGCACAGCAGCAGTTAGCAGTAGCAAAACGGGGCCCATCAGTGGCTCACTCAGAATGTagaagagaagaagaaaggaacaggtctaaaaagaaaaaagagcagcCTCTAAATCTTCAAATTCCCACAGCACTGTCTGATGGGAACAGTTTAACTTAA